In the Oscillospiraceae bacterium genome, AATACAGTTATGGGAAGCACAACGGGCTCTAATTCTATCGGTAAATCTACATTTCTTATGATTGTCGATTTTGTCTTTGGTGGGGACGATTATGTCGAAAAATTGACGGATGTGCAGACTGAGGTCGGCGAACACAGAATCTGCTTTGCATATAAATTCCTTGATGGCATGCATTATTTCTGGCGGTCAAACATCGATTATAAGAATGTTCAAAAATGTGATGAAGAGTATCATCCCCTGCCAGACGGATTAATGTCCATAAACCAGTTTCTGTCGTTTTTGCAGTCCCACTACGATATGGACTTGCCTGGTTTGACATTCAGAAATGCTATTGGTCGATCTATGCGTGTGTATAAGCGTGAAACACTCGATGAAGAACATCCGCTTCATCAAGCAAAACAGGAAAAGGCAGCCGCAGCAATTGAAGGCTTGCTGAAGTTGACGGATTTATACTCTGGTATTGAGGCACAGTCCAAAACTACAGCAGAGGCAAAGGATCAGCTTTCAACATTTAAGAAGGCTCAGAAATATAGATATATTCCGTCTGTGGGGAAACAAAAGGAATATGATGCAAACGAAGAACGAATTGCGGAGTTGAATGCACAGGCGGAAGAATTGGCAAAGAAGAGTTCAAATGGGCTTCTTGATCTGGATTCTATGCAGGCAGAAAAGCTTTCTGTTCTACAGGGGAAACTGTCAAACTTTAAGAGGCAAAGGTCGCGTTTGCGCTCCCAATTGAGAGCAATTCGTGTAGATAGGGATTTGGGAAAGAAAGGCTTCAAACGAAACTATGATGACTTGCTTAAATTTTTCCCGGATGTAGACCTTCAAAGAATAGAAGACATTGAGAGCTTTCATAAACAGTTGGCAGGAATATTAAAAAAAGAGTTTATCGAAACAGAACAAAATTTACAGGCAGCACTTGCTCTTGTAGAAGAGGAAATTACAAAAATTGAGGCGGAAATTTCGCAGATAGCCAGAGTAACCAATTTGTCAAAAGCGGTGCTGGAGCAGTATGCGGAAATCGACAAAGAATTAAAAACACTGCGTTCTGCAAATGAGAACTATGTTAAAACGACAGAACTTTCAAATACAGCAAAGGCATATGAGGCTGAATTGAATCGTTTAGTTGTAGAACAGATTGCAATTATGCAGCAGAAGATTAACTCTGAGATGTTTGACATTAACAATGAAATTTACGGCGGTAGAAAGACCGCCCCAACACTTACTATCACAGATGCTTCGCACTATACATTTTTTACTCCGCGTGATGGCGGAACGGGGGCACAGTATAAGGGACTGGTTGTATTTGATTTGGCGATGCTTACATTAACTAAATTGCCTGTTATTGCTCATGATTCCGTCATGCTAAAGCAGATTGAAGATGATGCGATTGAAAAGATATTGGGACTTTATGAAGGAACGGCAAAGCAAGTTTTTATAGCAATGGATAAAGAAGGCTCTTATACGAAACGATCGCAGGAAATCATGGAAAGCAGCAAGGTCTTACAGCTTAGTCCGGGTGAGGGTGCGTTGTTCGGACGCACTTGGAATGATATAGAGGAACAGCAGTAACTGGTGCAAATAGACAGGAGGCAGTTATGAGGTTCAGTTATAACAAACTTTTTAAATTATTGATTGATAGAAATATAAAGAAAAAAGAACTGTGTGAAATGGCAGAAATCAGTGCCACATCGATTGCGAAGCTCGGACATGGAGGAAATGTAAATTCCAAGGTTTTGCTTCAGATATGTAATGCATTGAATTGCGATGTCGGAGATATCATGGAATTTGTTCGAGATGATCCTGAAATAGGCACTGAGGAAAACGAAGAACGAAAATAAGAAAAGTGAGGCATATACAAATGGCGGACAAAACAAATGCCAACATTGGCTTTGAAAAACAGCTGTGGGATGCAACTTGTGTATTGTGGGGACATATCCCGGCAGCATAATACAGAAAGGTTAACAAACAATAGCAACAGAAAATAAAGACACAAATTTGCAAATGCAAAGAGTTTTGCCGCCGTATGCCAGAGCTTGTTCAACTTAGCTTTTAAATTGGCGAAGAAGACAATCTCATAGAAATTTGCGATGAACTAAATTGTTATGTGGTTGATATCACGAATCCTGTTAGAAGGTTGCAGAGGAAGAAATTGGAGAGATAGAAAGGATGACACCAACGATGAATAGAATTGATGGTGCCAAGCCAAGAGGAGCGGATGATTTAATAGCATCTGCAATCCGGCTTGTTTATTCATATATATGTAGTCGATATTCTAACAAGGATGTCGCAGAAATCTGTAATGAGTTAAGAATCATTGCAAAAATTAAAGATTTTGACTTTTATACAGATGAAAAAAACGAAAGCAGGTATACATATGCTCAGGTTCAGGAAAATCTTTCTAAAATTAACGAGAAGGAAACCATAAGAAAAAACAAGGGGGTTTATTACACACCAAACGATGTTGTACGGTTTATCTTAGTCAATAGCGTAAAATCTTTATTTGGAAAGCTTACTAAAGATAATATATCTGATATGGATTTGTGTAGCATTCCATATAAATCTTTTTGCTACAAAAAGACAGTTTTCGATCCAACTTGTGGTGCAGGAGAGTATTTGCTTGCCACTCTTGAAATGAAATTGGCGTTGCTGAAACAGAACAAACAAGTATTGTCAAATACTGATATTACAAAGATTGTTTCAACTATATATGGAAACGATGTTAATTGTGACTCAGTGACGATCACAAAATTAAGATTATTACTTGGTGTTGCGGAATTCTGCGGGATAGAATATTGCTATGGTTTGGGGAAGATTATGAATCGCCGATTTACAACATACGATTTTGTAGGAACCAAGGTACAGAAGCAGATTAAGCATCATATCATAGTAGGCAATCCTCCATATGTTGAGGATTCAAAAAGTGGTTTATCTCCAAATAAGCGATATGGAAATATTTATGCAAATGTGCTTATCAATGCCTCTGAACACTTGGAGAAGAACGGGGCAATGGGCTTTATCATTCCATTGTCATATACATCAACTCCGCGCATGAAACAGCTTCGAGAAGATTTGACTGCACTACTTCCAGAACAATATATTATGAGTTTTGCAGACAGACCAGACTGTTTGTTTGATTCTGTGCATCAGAAATTATGCATTTTTATTGGTAAGGACAAGCGTATACCGATAACCTTGTATACCGGAAATTATCAATATTGGTACAAGAATGAAAGGAAATTTCTTTTTCAAAATTTGCAGGTGATAAGAAATACTCACCAATGTGATGATTTTATCCCTAAATTGGGCAATCAGATGGATGTTGATATTTTTGAGAAGGTCACTAATCCTACAATTACTACACCTATTTATGAAGCTTCACGGAATGGAAATGAATCGGTATATTTGAATCGCCGAGAGGCATTTTGGATGAAGGCATATCGAACAAAAGTTGATGACCCAGAATATAAGGTGTTTAGTTTTGCAACCGCCAAAGAGGCTGATTTTTGTTATTGCATAATAAACTCATCGCTTTTTTGGTGGTATTGGATTTGTGTTTCAGATTGTTGGCACGTGAGCAAGACACTTAACAACTTCAGAATGCCTGTAATACAAAAAGTTGATAACGCTACCAATTTAGCAACAGCACTGATAGATAGACTTGAGGCAACCAAAGTATATGTAGGAACAAAACAAACTCAGTATGAATACAAACATCGCAATTGCCTGGAAGAAATTCATGCGATAGATGATTTTGTAAATGCCGCATATGGACTAACTAAATCTGAAAGTGAATATATAAAGTCATTTGCTATCAGATACAGAACAAGTGGAGGGGTTGATGCGGATGAAAGTAATTGATTTATTTGCAGGATGCGGAGGTTTGTCACTTGGCTTTAGGCAAGCAGGATGTGATGTTGAACAGGCGGTGGAATTTGATCCAGTTATAGCAAACACATATCAACTTAACCATCCTGAAGTCAAAATGATTGTTGATGATATTAAGAATATAGATACTTCTGGAAACTTTGAAGGTGCAGATGCTGATATCATCATTGGGGGACCGCCGTGCCAGGGATTTTCTATGGCTGGTGCAAGAATCAGACATGGATTCATTGATGATCCACGTAATTACCTTTTTAAGCACTATTTTAATGTGGTGAAGGAAGTTATGCCAAAGATATTTATTATGGAGAATGTAAAAGGTATAGCTACCATGCAAGATGGGAAAATATTTGAAGAAATTCAGAGAGTATTTCAAGACTCA is a window encoding:
- a CDS encoding SAM-dependent methyltransferase, translated to MNRIDGAKPRGADDLIASAIRLVYSYICSRYSNKDVAEICNELRIIAKIKDFDFYTDEKNESRYTYAQVQENLSKINEKETIRKNKGVYYTPNDVVRFILVNSVKSLFGKLTKDNISDMDLCSIPYKSFCYKKTVFDPTCGAGEYLLATLEMKLALLKQNKQVLSNTDITKIVSTIYGNDVNCDSVTITKLRLLLGVAEFCGIEYCYGLGKIMNRRFTTYDFVGTKVQKQIKHHIIVGNPPYVEDSKSGLSPNKRYGNIYANVLINASEHLEKNGAMGFIIPLSYTSTPRMKQLREDLTALLPEQYIMSFADRPDCLFDSVHQKLCIFIGKDKRIPITLYTGNYQYWYKNERKFLFQNLQVIRNTHQCDDFIPKLGNQMDVDIFEKVTNPTITTPIYEASRNGNESVYLNRREAFWMKAYRTKVDDPEYKVFSFATAKEADFCYCIINSSLFWWYWICVSDCWHVSKTLNNFRMPVIQKVDNATNLATALIDRLEATKVYVGTKQTQYEYKHRNCLEEIHAIDDFVNAAYGLTKSESEYIKSFAIRYRTSGGVDADESN
- a CDS encoding helix-turn-helix transcriptional regulator; translated protein: MRFSYNKLFKLLIDRNIKKKELCEMAEISATSIAKLGHGGNVNSKVLLQICNALNCDVGDIMEFVRDDPEIGTEENEERK
- a CDS encoding DUF2326 domain-containing protein, which produces MLVEIMCDKFKDHGNPRGRIALHPGLNTVMGSTTGSNSIGKSTFLMIVDFVFGGDDYVEKLTDVQTEVGEHRICFAYKFLDGMHYFWRSNIDYKNVQKCDEEYHPLPDGLMSINQFLSFLQSHYDMDLPGLTFRNAIGRSMRVYKRETLDEEHPLHQAKQEKAAAAIEGLLKLTDLYSGIEAQSKTTAEAKDQLSTFKKAQKYRYIPSVGKQKEYDANEERIAELNAQAEELAKKSSNGLLDLDSMQAEKLSVLQGKLSNFKRQRSRLRSQLRAIRVDRDLGKKGFKRNYDDLLKFFPDVDLQRIEDIESFHKQLAGILKKEFIETEQNLQAALALVEEEITKIEAEISQIARVTNLSKAVLEQYAEIDKELKTLRSANENYVKTTELSNTAKAYEAELNRLVVEQIAIMQQKINSEMFDINNEIYGGRKTAPTLTITDASHYTFFTPRDGGTGAQYKGLVVFDLAMLTLTKLPVIAHDSVMLKQIEDDAIEKILGLYEGTAKQVFIAMDKEGSYTKRSQEIMESSKVLQLSPGEGALFGRTWNDIEEQQ